A genomic window from Cupriavidus basilensis includes:
- a CDS encoding ABC transporter ATP-binding protein, protein MNATAAPLDGGPGKASALAIDVHGINKHYGDKHVVNNLTMQVARGEIFGFLGPNGSGKTTSIRMMCGLLTPDSGTGTCLGYDILRETAEIKRRVGYMTQKFSYWDDLSIRENLDFVARVYGMPRRREAVDRALEHLGLASRAQQLAGALSGGWKQRLALAACLLHEPELLLLDEPTAGVDPKARRDFWEQLHQLAARGISVLVSTHYMDEAERCHKLAYIAYGKLLAQGTASEVVASQKLVTWSVQGEQLSTLSDQLKGAPGVEQTVVFGSALHITGHDAPALEATLRRIAGPQHRIEPIETSLEDVFIHMMSGAEDNMRAGKETQKTRRDGKEAPA, encoded by the coding sequence ATGAACGCGACCGCTGCTCCCCTGGACGGCGGGCCCGGCAAAGCCAGCGCCCTGGCCATCGACGTGCACGGCATCAACAAGCACTACGGCGACAAGCACGTCGTCAACAACCTGACGATGCAAGTCGCGCGCGGCGAGATCTTCGGCTTCCTCGGCCCCAATGGCAGCGGCAAGACCACGTCCATCCGCATGATGTGCGGGCTGCTGACACCGGACTCCGGCACTGGCACGTGCCTGGGCTACGACATCCTGCGCGAAACCGCCGAGATCAAGCGGCGCGTGGGGTACATGACGCAGAAGTTCTCCTATTGGGACGATCTCTCCATCCGCGAGAACCTGGATTTCGTGGCGCGCGTGTATGGCATGCCGCGCCGGCGCGAGGCGGTGGACCGGGCGCTCGAGCACCTCGGCCTGGCCAGCCGCGCGCAGCAACTGGCCGGCGCGCTCTCGGGCGGCTGGAAACAGCGCCTGGCGCTGGCCGCCTGCCTGCTGCATGAACCGGAACTGTTGCTGCTGGACGAGCCCACCGCCGGGGTCGACCCGAAGGCGCGCCGCGATTTCTGGGAGCAACTGCACCAGCTAGCCGCGCGCGGCATCTCGGTGCTGGTCAGCACGCACTACATGGATGAAGCCGAGCGTTGCCACAAGCTCGCCTATATCGCCTATGGCAAGCTGCTGGCGCAGGGCACGGCAAGCGAAGTGGTGGCCAGCCAGAAGCTCGTGACCTGGAGCGTGCAGGGCGAACAGCTCTCCACGTTGTCGGATCAGCTCAAGGGTGCGCCGGGCGTGGAGCAGACCGTGGTGTTCGGCAGCGCGCTGCACATTACCGGGCACGATGCGCCCGCACTGGAGGCCACGCTGCGCCGCATTGCCGGCCCACAGCACCGGATCGAACCGATCGAGACCAGCCTGGAAGACGTCTTCATCCACATGATGAGCGGCGCCGAGGACAATATGCGCGCGGGCAAGGAAACGCAAAAAACCAGGCGGGACGGCAAGGAGGCCCCGGCATGA
- a CDS encoding HlyD family secretion protein codes for MPRHAQPHSFRPVPNLRAGWPLAALIGAALLSACGEPAPPSWQGYVEGEFVSVASPFAGRLDQISVQRGQQVASGAPLFALEADDERAARQQAAEQVRAAESQLADLQTGKRVPEVDVSRAQLAQAQAASVRSAAQRKRDEAQYAIGGIALAQLEDSRATAASDAARVRELQRDIDVARLPGRVAQQAAQQAQVAAARAALAQAEWKLSRKTVGATQAGLVYDTPFRPGDWVPAGSPVVRLLPPGNVKVRFYVPQAVLGAFKNGEAVRVRCDGCAAPIAATVTYISSQAEYTPPVIYSNETRNKLVFLVEARPAPADAPKLHPGQPVEVARP; via the coding sequence ATGCCTCGCCACGCTCAGCCTCATTCATTCCGCCCCGTCCCGAACCTGCGTGCGGGCTGGCCATTGGCCGCCCTTATCGGGGCCGCGCTGCTATCTGCCTGTGGCGAGCCTGCGCCACCCTCCTGGCAAGGCTATGTGGAGGGCGAATTCGTCAGCGTGGCGTCCCCCTTTGCCGGCCGGCTGGACCAGATCTCCGTCCAGCGCGGGCAGCAGGTGGCAAGTGGCGCGCCGCTGTTCGCGCTGGAGGCCGACGACGAGCGCGCGGCCCGGCAGCAAGCGGCGGAACAAGTGCGTGCGGCCGAGTCCCAGCTTGCCGACCTGCAGACCGGCAAGCGCGTGCCGGAAGTCGACGTGAGCCGAGCGCAGCTGGCGCAGGCGCAAGCCGCCTCGGTGCGCAGCGCCGCGCAACGCAAGCGTGACGAAGCCCAATACGCCATCGGCGGGATCGCGCTGGCGCAGTTGGAAGACAGCCGCGCCACCGCCGCCTCCGACGCCGCCCGCGTGCGCGAGCTGCAGCGCGATATCGACGTGGCCCGGCTGCCGGGACGCGTCGCACAGCAGGCGGCCCAGCAAGCCCAGGTGGCCGCTGCGCGCGCCGCGCTGGCGCAGGCCGAGTGGAAGCTATCGCGCAAGACCGTAGGCGCGACCCAGGCCGGCCTGGTCTACGACACGCCCTTCCGCCCTGGCGACTGGGTGCCGGCCGGCAGCCCGGTGGTGCGGCTGCTGCCGCCGGGCAACGTCAAGGTGCGTTTCTATGTGCCGCAGGCCGTGCTCGGCGCGTTCAAGAACGGCGAGGCCGTACGCGTGCGTTGCGACGGCTGCGCCGCGCCCATTGCAGCCACGGTCACCTACATCTCCAGCCAGGCCGAGTACACGCCGCCGGTGATCTACAGCAACGAAACGCGCAACAAGCTGGTGTTCCTGGTGGAAGCGCGGCCCGCACCGGCAGACGCGCCGAAGCTCCATCCGGGCCAGCCAGTCGAGGTGGCAAGACCATGA
- a CDS encoding TetR/AcrR family transcriptional regulator has translation MPPAAATPPPSRRPGRPAAGDAASAGQRKQLLDAATELFALRGVAATPIKTIASHAGVTPALVHYYFRDRDQLLDAVVDERLQPLVEQVFAPAAADSADPAAMLVGIAGRLIRTAAATPWFPGLWIREIVGADGQLHQRVLQKIALQRAGLVIGPLAAARARGEINASLEPALLMVSLIGLTLLPLATTHIWRRLPGAGAIDSEALVRHVSALLAHGLGVAPIAPITPIPRPGPATPPSA, from the coding sequence ATGCCGCCTGCTGCCGCCACCCCACCCCCAAGCCGCCGTCCGGGCCGGCCCGCCGCCGGGGATGCCGCCAGCGCCGGACAGCGCAAGCAGTTGCTCGACGCCGCCACCGAATTGTTCGCCCTGCGTGGTGTTGCCGCTACGCCGATCAAGACCATCGCTAGCCATGCTGGCGTCACCCCGGCGCTCGTGCACTACTACTTCCGCGATCGCGACCAGTTGCTTGACGCAGTGGTCGACGAGCGCCTGCAGCCGCTGGTGGAACAGGTGTTCGCGCCGGCCGCGGCCGACAGCGCGGACCCGGCAGCCATGCTGGTGGGCATCGCCGGACGGCTGATCCGCACAGCCGCCGCCACGCCATGGTTTCCCGGGCTGTGGATCCGCGAGATCGTTGGCGCGGACGGGCAGTTGCATCAGCGCGTGCTGCAGAAGATCGCGCTGCAGCGCGCCGGCCTGGTGATCGGCCCGCTGGCGGCGGCGCGCGCGCGCGGCGAGATCAACGCCAGCCTGGAGCCGGCGCTGCTGATGGTGTCGCTGATCGGCCTGACGTTGCTGCCGCTGGCTACCACCCATATCTGGCGCCGCCTGCCCGGCGCCGGCGCCATCGACAGCGAGGCGCTGGTGCGCCACGTGAGCGCGCTGCTGGCGCACGGCCTGGGGGTAGCGCCGATCGCCCCGATCACCCCGATACCGCGGCCCGGGCCGGCCACGCCGCCGTCCGCCTGA
- a CDS encoding carbohydrate porin translates to MLLCRPHAAPARLCLFFATRLAGVALSLAGVAGMAAMPALAQEKAGTSSDAPAQADAPEDYAFHGQTTYIWQRKPSFGAAYSGANSLTADRAKSYSFSTTLDLGLRLWRGAEFHFNPEVTQGVPFSGLHGLGGLPNGELAKVSSTNPVFYRARAFVRQTWGLGGGSDQLEADFNQLAGSVDKRRVVLTAGNFGVLDVFDQNEYGSDPRTQFMNWSFMAHGSFDYPADARGYNWGVALEYIGDMWSVRLGHFLQPLESNGLELDTRMFQHYGDILEFEKRYNLAGQPGVARLLLWRNKARMGAFSDALQLGANTGATPDVANVREEHAKIGAGLSLMQRVNESLGVFARANMSDDKTETYAFTEIGRQVAAGGVLNGNAWGRPRDVVGLAMSVNMLGSRHQAYLAAGGQGAFLGDGALRYGPEQIVEVFYSFQPVKYLSISPDFQYIRNPGYNRDRGPAKFYGVRFHAEF, encoded by the coding sequence ATGCTGCTCTGCCGCCCCCACGCCGCCCCAGCGCGGCTATGCCTGTTTTTTGCCACGCGCCTGGCGGGTGTGGCCTTGTCGCTGGCCGGCGTTGCCGGCATGGCGGCCATGCCCGCCTTGGCGCAGGAAAAAGCCGGGACAAGCAGCGACGCGCCCGCGCAGGCCGATGCCCCCGAGGACTACGCCTTCCACGGCCAGACCACCTATATCTGGCAGCGCAAGCCGTCCTTCGGCGCGGCCTATTCCGGCGCCAACAGCCTGACGGCGGACCGCGCCAAGAGCTACTCGTTCAGCACCACGCTCGATCTCGGCCTGCGCCTGTGGCGCGGCGCGGAGTTCCACTTCAACCCGGAGGTGACCCAGGGCGTGCCGTTCTCCGGGCTGCACGGCCTGGGCGGGCTGCCCAACGGTGAGCTGGCCAAGGTATCGAGCACCAATCCGGTGTTCTACCGGGCGCGCGCGTTTGTCCGCCAGACCTGGGGGCTGGGCGGCGGCAGCGACCAGCTGGAAGCCGATTTCAACCAGCTGGCCGGCAGCGTCGACAAGCGCCGCGTGGTGCTGACCGCCGGCAACTTCGGCGTGCTCGATGTGTTCGACCAGAACGAGTACGGCTCCGACCCGCGCACCCAGTTCATGAACTGGTCGTTCATGGCGCACGGCTCCTTCGACTACCCGGCCGATGCGCGCGGCTACAACTGGGGCGTGGCGCTCGAGTACATTGGCGACATGTGGTCGGTGCGGCTTGGCCACTTCCTGCAACCGCTGGAGTCCAACGGGCTGGAGCTCGATACGCGGATGTTCCAGCACTATGGCGACATCCTCGAGTTCGAGAAGCGCTACAACCTGGCCGGCCAGCCCGGCGTGGCGCGCCTGCTGCTCTGGCGCAACAAGGCGCGCATGGGCGCGTTCAGCGATGCGCTGCAGCTCGGCGCCAACACCGGCGCCACGCCGGACGTGGCCAATGTGCGCGAGGAGCACGCCAAGATCGGCGCGGGATTGTCGCTGATGCAGCGGGTCAACGAATCGCTCGGCGTATTCGCGCGCGCCAATATGTCGGACGACAAGACCGAAACCTATGCCTTTACGGAAATCGGCCGGCAGGTCGCCGCCGGCGGCGTGCTCAACGGCAATGCGTGGGGCCGGCCGCGCGATGTGGTTGGCTTGGCGATGTCGGTGAATATGCTGGGGTCGAGGCACCAGGCTTACCTGGCCGCAGGCGGGCAGGGCGCCTTCCTCGGCGACGGCGCGCTCAGGTATGGTCCCGAGCAGATCGTGGAAGTGTTCTATAGCTTCCAGCCGGTCAAGTACCTGAGCATCAGCCCGGACTTCCAGTACATCCGCAATCCTGGCTACAACCGCGACCGCGGCCCGGCAAAGTTCTACGGCGTGCGCTTTCATGCGGAGTTTTGA
- the queF gene encoding NADPH-dependent 7-cyano-7-deazaguanine reductase QueF (Catalyzes the NADPH-dependent reduction of 7-cyano-7-deazaguanine (preQ0) to 7-aminomethyl-7-deazaguanine (preQ1) in queuosine biosynthesis): MSLPEQSPLGKPSAYKTEYDPTLLFPIPRQPKRTEIGLAQGRALPFFGVDIWNAYELSWLNMKGKPQVALASFIIPADTPNIVESKSFKLYLNSFNQSKIASPEALQQLLHHDLSEATGGTVQVRLVTEADLGTQKMAELDGVQLDRLDIETDIYEPAPHLLHAAQDESPVEETLVSHLLKSNCLVTGQPDWGSVQIRYVGAPINQEGLLKYLISFRNHNEFHEQCVERIFTDVMRQCKPVKLAVYARYTRRGGLDINPFRTNFNTPWPDNRRNARQ; encoded by the coding sequence ATGAGCCTTCCCGAACAATCGCCGCTAGGCAAACCCTCGGCCTACAAGACCGAGTACGACCCGACGTTGCTGTTCCCGATCCCGCGCCAGCCCAAGCGCACGGAGATCGGCCTGGCGCAAGGCCGCGCGCTGCCGTTCTTCGGCGTGGACATCTGGAACGCGTACGAGCTGTCGTGGCTGAACATGAAGGGCAAGCCCCAGGTGGCGCTGGCCAGCTTCATCATTCCGGCCGACACGCCCAACATCGTCGAGTCCAAGTCGTTCAAGCTCTACCTGAATTCGTTCAACCAGAGCAAGATCGCCTCGCCCGAAGCGTTGCAGCAGCTGCTGCATCACGACCTGTCCGAGGCCACGGGCGGCACGGTGCAGGTGCGCCTGGTGACCGAGGCCGATCTCGGCACGCAGAAGATGGCCGAGCTGGACGGCGTGCAGCTGGACCGGCTCGACATCGAAACCGACATCTACGAGCCGGCGCCGCACTTGCTGCATGCCGCCCAGGACGAATCGCCGGTGGAAGAAACGCTGGTCTCGCACCTGCTCAAGTCCAACTGCCTGGTAACCGGCCAGCCGGACTGGGGCAGCGTGCAGATCCGCTACGTGGGCGCGCCGATCAACCAGGAAGGGCTGCTAAAGTACCTGATCTCGTTTCGCAACCACAACGAGTTCCATGAGCAATGCGTGGAGCGGATCTTCACCGACGTGATGCGGCAGTGCAAGCCGGTGAAGCTGGCGGTTTATGCACGCTATACGCGGCGCGGCGGGCTGGATATCAATCCGTTCCGCACCAACTTCAACACGCCGTGGCCGGACAACCGGCGCAACGCACGGCAGTGA
- the ilvA gene encoding threonine ammonia-lyase, biosynthetic, whose product MTRKPDYLRKILTAKVYDVAQETDLTYANLLSARTGNKVWFKREDTQPVFSFKLRGAYNKMASLSPEELKRGVIAASAGNHAQGVALSAARLKCKALIAMPVTTPQVKIDAVRERGGEWVEIVLHGDSYSDAYNHAAVLEKKHKLTFIHPFDDPEVIAGQGTIAMEILRQHPGPLHAVFVAIGGGGLISGIASYIKAVRPEIKVIGVQTVDSDAMKRSVDAGKRVELKEVGLFSDGTAVKLVGKETFRITRELVDEIILVDTDAICAGLKDVFQDTRSILEPAGAMAVAGLKLYAEREKLKGQHLVAIACGANMNFDRLRFVAERAEVGEAREAVFAVSIPEERGSFKRFCEQLGTRNVTEFNYRIADKSMAHIFVGVQIASRAENEKIAAGFRRHGFDTLDLSNDELAKQHIRYMVGGHSPLAHDELLYRFEFPERPGALMRFLSSMSPNWNISLFHYRNQGGDTSNILVGIQVPKNEKRAFRDFLATLGYVHWEETENPVYKLFLS is encoded by the coding sequence ATGACCCGCAAACCCGATTACCTGAGAAAGATCCTGACCGCCAAGGTGTACGACGTGGCCCAAGAGACCGATCTCACCTATGCAAACCTGCTCTCCGCGCGCACCGGCAACAAGGTGTGGTTCAAGCGCGAGGACACCCAGCCGGTGTTCTCGTTCAAGCTGCGCGGCGCGTACAACAAGATGGCCTCGCTGTCGCCGGAAGAGCTCAAGCGCGGCGTGATCGCCGCCTCGGCCGGCAATCACGCGCAGGGCGTGGCGCTGTCAGCCGCGCGCCTGAAGTGCAAGGCGCTGATCGCGATGCCGGTCACCACCCCGCAGGTGAAGATCGACGCGGTGCGTGAGCGTGGTGGCGAGTGGGTGGAAATCGTGTTGCACGGCGACTCGTACAGCGACGCCTACAACCACGCCGCGGTGCTGGAGAAAAAGCACAAGCTGACCTTCATCCACCCCTTCGACGATCCCGAAGTCATCGCCGGCCAAGGCACCATCGCCATGGAAATCCTGCGCCAGCACCCGGGCCCGCTGCATGCGGTGTTCGTGGCGATCGGCGGCGGCGGCCTGATCTCCGGCATTGCGTCCTACATCAAGGCGGTGCGCCCCGAGATCAAGGTAATCGGCGTGCAGACCGTGGACTCCGACGCGATGAAGCGCTCGGTGGACGCGGGCAAGCGCGTGGAGCTCAAGGAAGTGGGCCTGTTCTCGGACGGCACCGCCGTGAAGCTGGTCGGCAAGGAAACCTTCCGCATCACGCGCGAGCTGGTCGACGAGATCATCCTGGTGGACACCGACGCCATCTGCGCCGGGCTCAAGGACGTGTTCCAGGATACCCGCAGCATCCTGGAGCCGGCCGGCGCCATGGCCGTGGCCGGTCTGAAGCTCTACGCCGAGCGCGAGAAGCTCAAGGGCCAGCACCTGGTAGCCATCGCCTGCGGCGCGAACATGAACTTCGACCGCCTGCGCTTCGTGGCGGAGCGCGCCGAGGTGGGCGAAGCACGCGAGGCGGTCTTCGCGGTCAGCATCCCCGAGGAACGCGGCAGCTTCAAGCGCTTCTGCGAGCAGCTCGGCACGCGCAATGTGACCGAGTTCAACTACCGCATCGCCGACAAGAGCATGGCGCATATCTTCGTCGGCGTGCAGATTGCGAGCCGCGCGGAAAACGAGAAGATCGCCGCCGGATTCCGCCGCCACGGCTTCGACACGCTGGACCTGTCCAACGATGAGCTGGCCAAGCAGCACATCCGCTACATGGTGGGCGGGCACTCCCCGCTGGCGCATGACGAACTGCTGTACCGGTTCGAGTTTCCCGAGCGGCCGGGCGCGCTGATGCGCTTCCTGTCGAGCATGAGCCCGAACTGGAATATCAGCCTGTTCCACTACCGCAACCAGGGCGGCGACACCTCCAACATCCTGGTTGGCATCCAGGTGCCCAAGAACGAGAAGCGCGCCTTCCGCGACTTCCTCGCCACGCTGGGCTATGTACACTGGGAAGAGACCGAAAATCCCGTGTACAAGCTGTTCCTGTCCTGA
- the otsB gene encoding trehalose-phosphatase has product MPSLPLIEPNTALFLDFDGTLADLAPRPDLVQVEPELVGTLRALHLHLGGAVALVSGRPIAELDHFLQPLQLPCAGVHGAELRDAGGQRLRQPDPGVPLLLPPLEALVGAHPGLQLERKSVAVAVHYRAVPHLEGMVRNFAAELAGGVPGIEVLHGKMVVELKPAGIDKGGAINAFMRSPPFARRTPLFAGDDITDEAGFAVVRRLGGVGLLVGARPSAATASVTGPAALRCWLHRSAKALEVMAAAQGTQVSGATSTTTS; this is encoded by the coding sequence ATGCCTTCCCTACCTCTGATCGAACCGAACACCGCGCTGTTCCTGGATTTCGACGGTACGCTGGCCGACCTTGCGCCGCGTCCTGACCTCGTGCAGGTCGAACCGGAACTGGTGGGGACGCTGCGCGCCCTGCATCTGCATCTGGGCGGTGCGGTGGCCCTGGTTTCCGGCCGGCCGATCGCGGAGCTGGATCATTTCCTGCAGCCGCTGCAACTGCCGTGTGCCGGCGTGCATGGCGCGGAACTGCGCGACGCGGGCGGCCAACGCCTGCGCCAGCCTGACCCTGGCGTGCCGCTGCTGCTCCCGCCGCTCGAAGCGCTGGTCGGCGCGCATCCCGGTTTGCAGCTTGAGCGCAAGTCGGTCGCGGTTGCGGTGCACTACCGCGCCGTTCCCCACCTCGAAGGCATGGTGCGCAACTTCGCCGCCGAACTCGCCGGTGGCGTGCCCGGCATCGAAGTCCTGCACGGCAAGATGGTGGTGGAACTCAAGCCAGCAGGCATCGACAAGGGCGGCGCCATCAATGCCTTTATGCGCAGCCCGCCATTTGCGCGGCGCACACCGCTGTTTGCGGGCGACGATATTACCGACGAGGCTGGCTTTGCCGTGGTGCGCCGCCTTGGCGGCGTCGGCCTGCTGGTTGGCGCGCGGCCCAGCGCCGCCACCGCCAGCGTGACCGGCCCGGCCGCGCTGCGCTGCTGGCTGCATCGCTCCGCCAAGGCGCTCGAAGTCATGGCCGCCGCGCAGGGCACGCAGGTTTCCGGAGCCACATCCACAACGACGTCTTGA
- a CDS encoding glycoside hydrolase family 15 protein, translating to MSNPSTEEFPARAGDDGRYAAPSLSLGMIGNCAISALVDGRGRIVWCCLPRFDGDPVFNALLDPGENAGHFAIEIEDFHEAHQWYEPNTAVLRTRLTDQHGNSLEITDFAPRFFRIGRYFRPTSLIRRIRPVQGAPRVRVTLAPRFDWGRVKPEITRGSSHVRYIGDGSTLRMTTDAPLTYVLSQTPFLLTRDLNFILGPDETLQGGVEEIARDFEQETTAYWKMWSRRLAVPREWQEAVIRAAITLKLSLYEETGAIVAAMTTSIPEAPGSGRNWDYRFCWLRDAFFVIRALNSLSEVGTMEDYLRWLSNVVMQSRNGHIQPLYGIGLELELPESMLDHLSGYRGMGPVRVGNQAQEHFQHDVYGNVVLGAAQAFHDHRLLHRGGAAEYHVLETVGEQAVRVFGTPDAGMWELRTRARVHTSSALMSWAACDRLAKIGDALQLPDRAAYWRQHAEGMKVRIVRESWSEERQAFAESFGGRELDASVLLMAEVGFIEPRDERFMSTLKAMEASLCDGPYMRRYEAPDDFGKPETAFNICTFWRIDALARVGRREEAREIFEAMLAARNPLGLLSEDTHPVTGEMWGNFPQTYSMVGLINGAMRLSAPWDSVI from the coding sequence GTGAGCAACCCATCCACCGAGGAGTTTCCGGCGCGCGCCGGAGATGACGGGCGCTACGCCGCGCCTTCGCTATCGCTGGGCATGATCGGCAACTGTGCGATCTCCGCGCTGGTCGACGGGCGCGGGCGCATTGTGTGGTGCTGCCTGCCGCGCTTTGACGGCGATCCGGTCTTCAATGCTTTGCTCGATCCGGGCGAGAACGCTGGCCACTTTGCCATCGAAATCGAGGACTTCCACGAAGCGCACCAGTGGTATGAGCCCAATACGGCCGTGCTGCGGACCCGGCTGACTGACCAGCATGGCAACAGCCTTGAGATTACCGATTTCGCGCCGCGTTTCTTCCGCATCGGACGTTACTTCCGCCCCACCTCGCTGATCCGCCGCATCCGGCCGGTTCAGGGCGCGCCGCGTGTGCGCGTGACGTTGGCGCCGCGTTTCGACTGGGGGCGCGTCAAGCCCGAGATCACGCGCGGCAGCAGCCACGTGCGCTATATCGGCGACGGCAGCACGCTGCGCATGACCACCGACGCGCCGCTGACCTATGTGCTGTCGCAGACGCCTTTCCTGCTCACGCGCGACCTCAACTTCATCCTCGGGCCGGACGAAACCCTGCAAGGCGGCGTGGAGGAAATCGCCCGCGACTTCGAGCAGGAAACCACGGCTTACTGGAAGATGTGGAGCCGCCGCCTCGCGGTGCCGCGCGAGTGGCAGGAGGCGGTGATCCGCGCCGCCATTACGCTCAAGCTGTCGCTGTACGAGGAGACGGGTGCCATCGTCGCGGCCATGACCACCAGCATTCCCGAGGCGCCCGGCAGCGGGCGCAACTGGGATTACCGCTTCTGCTGGCTGCGCGATGCGTTCTTCGTGATCCGCGCGCTCAACAGCTTGTCCGAGGTCGGCACCATGGAGGACTACCTGCGCTGGTTGTCCAACGTGGTGATGCAATCCAGGAATGGCCATATCCAGCCGCTGTACGGCATCGGGCTGGAGCTCGAATTGCCGGAGAGCATGCTCGATCATTTGTCCGGCTACCGTGGCATGGGCCCGGTGCGCGTGGGCAACCAGGCGCAGGAGCACTTCCAGCATGATGTCTACGGCAACGTAGTGCTGGGCGCGGCCCAGGCTTTCCACGACCATCGCCTGCTGCACCGCGGCGGGGCGGCCGAGTACCACGTGCTGGAAACCGTGGGCGAGCAGGCGGTACGCGTGTTCGGCACGCCCGATGCGGGCATGTGGGAGCTGCGCACGCGCGCGCGGGTGCATACCTCGTCCGCCCTGATGAGCTGGGCCGCCTGCGACCGCCTCGCCAAGATCGGCGATGCGCTGCAATTGCCCGATCGCGCGGCTTACTGGCGCCAGCATGCCGAAGGCATGAAGGTGCGCATCGTGCGCGAGTCCTGGAGCGAGGAACGCCAGGCGTTCGCCGAGAGCTTCGGCGGGCGCGAGCTCGATGCCAGCGTGTTGCTGATGGCCGAGGTCGGTTTTATCGAGCCCAGGGATGAACGTTTCATGTCCACGCTCAAGGCCATGGAAGCGTCGCTGTGCGACGGGCCTTATATGCGCCGCTATGAGGCGCCGGACGACTTCGGCAAGCCCGAGACCGCCTTCAACATCTGCACCTTCTGGCGTATCGATGCGCTCGCGCGCGTGGGGCGCCGGGAGGAAGCGCGTGAGATCTTCGAGGCCATGCTGGCGGCGCGCAATCCGCTTGGCCTGCTGTCCGAGGATACGCACCCCGTGACCGGCGAGATGTGGGGCAATTTTCCGCAGACCTACTCGATGGTAGGCCTGATCAACGGCGCCATGCGCCTGTCCGCGCCATGGGATTCCGTGATCTGA
- a CDS encoding alpha,alpha-trehalose-phosphate synthase (UDP-forming) → MGRLVAVSNRVADPRNLAAGGLAVALGEALKATGGMWFGWSGKIVEAAQGGTPGEGELHIQQAGNVTLATVDLCREDHDAYYQGYSNGVLWPVFHYRIDLADFDSGYLNIYRRVNQLFARKLAPLLRPDDVIWIHDYHLIPLASELRAMGCGQRMGFFLHIPLPPPLILAAIPQHEWLMRALFAYDLVGFQSQLDLEHFSRYVQSEAQAEPMGEYRFRAFHRTVRAQAFPIGIDVDEFAALGQCEESRETYEMMRGQYSSRRLLLGIDRLDYSKGLPQRLKAVRTLMAQYPENRRSATLIQIAAPSRETVDAYADLRRELEGLSGAINGEYGELDWMPVRYIHRTTARRRLPGLCRACRVALVTPLRDGMNLVAKEFVAAQDPDDPGVLVLSRFAGAAEQLREALLVNPYDINATAQAIQQALHMPLAERQSRHQKLLERIRAQDVHWWRREYLRILGETDGGVGG, encoded by the coding sequence ATGGGCAGACTAGTAGCGGTATCCAACCGCGTGGCCGATCCGCGCAACCTTGCCGCGGGCGGCCTCGCCGTGGCACTGGGCGAAGCACTCAAGGCGACCGGCGGCATGTGGTTCGGCTGGAGCGGCAAGATCGTGGAAGCCGCGCAGGGCGGCACGCCGGGCGAGGGAGAGCTGCATATCCAGCAAGCCGGCAATGTCACGCTGGCCACGGTCGACCTGTGCCGCGAGGACCACGACGCGTACTACCAGGGCTACAGCAATGGCGTGCTGTGGCCGGTGTTCCACTATCGCATCGACCTGGCGGATTTCGACTCCGGTTATCTCAACATCTATCGCCGCGTCAACCAGCTCTTTGCACGCAAGCTTGCCCCGTTGCTGCGCCCGGACGATGTGATCTGGATCCACGACTATCACCTGATTCCGCTTGCGTCGGAGCTGCGTGCCATGGGGTGCGGCCAGCGCATGGGTTTTTTCCTGCATATCCCGCTGCCCCCGCCGCTGATCCTTGCCGCCATCCCGCAGCACGAATGGCTGATGCGGGCCCTGTTCGCCTATGACCTGGTTGGCTTCCAGAGCCAGCTCGATCTCGAGCATTTCTCGCGCTACGTGCAAAGCGAAGCGCAGGCCGAGCCCATGGGCGAGTATCGCTTCCGGGCTTTCCACCGCACCGTGCGCGCGCAAGCGTTCCCGATCGGCATCGATGTTGATGAATTCGCCGCGCTGGGCCAGTGCGAGGAATCGCGCGAGACGTACGAGATGATGCGCGGCCAGTATTCGAGCCGCCGTCTTCTGCTTGGCATCGACCGGCTCGATTACTCCAAGGGGCTGCCGCAGCGGCTCAAGGCAGTCAGGACGCTGATGGCGCAGTATCCGGAGAACCGCCGCAGCGCGACGCTGATCCAGATTGCCGCGCCATCGCGCGAAACGGTGGACGCCTATGCGGATCTGCGGCGCGAGCTCGAAGGGCTGTCCGGGGCGATCAATGGCGAGTATGGCGAGCTGGACTGGATGCCGGTGCGCTACATCCATCGCACCACGGCACGGCGCCGTCTGCCGGGCCTTTGCCGCGCTTGCCGCGTGGCGCTGGTGACGCCGTTGCGCGATGGGATGAACCTGGTTGCGAAGGAGTTTGTTGCCGCGCAGGATCCGGACGATCCCGGGGTCTTGGTGCTATCGCGGTTTGCTGGCGCTGCCGAGCAATTGCGCGAGGCGTTGCTGGTGAATCCTTACGATATCAATGCTACCGCGCAGGCGATTCAGCAGGCCTTGCATATGCCGCTGGCGGAGCGGCAGTCCCGGCATCAGAAGCTGCTGGAGCGGATTCGGGCGCAGGATGTGCATTGGTGGAGGAGGGAGTATTTGAGGATTTTGGGTGAGACGGACGGGGGTGTAGGGGGGTAG